Genomic DNA from bacterium:
GTCAGCGGCTGCCCGTCGACCAGTTCCATGGCGAAGAACGGCTGCGTCTCGCCGCCCGCGTCGAAAGTGCCGGCCTCGAAGATCTGGGCGATGCCGGGATGCCCGAGGCGGGCGAGCGTGCGCGCCTCCAGCTCGAAGCGCTGCTTGAGGCGGTCGCCGACCAGGGCGCCGCGCACGATCTTCAGGGCGACCCGGCGGTCGGGGTTCTCCTGCCGCGCGCGCAGCACGAGCCCCATGCCCCCCTCGGCGATGACGTCCTCGATCACGTAGCGGCCGATGCGCCGCCCGGACCACGCGACGGCGCCCTGCTGCAGGAAGCCGCCCACGCGCTCGCGCGTGGAGAGGAGTTCGGTGAGGTCCCGCTGCAGTTCCGGATCGTCGGCGCACTCGCGGGCGAGGAACGCGGTCCGCTCGTCGGGGCCGAGGGGCTCGGCCGCATCGAAGAGCTCGCGCAGGCGCTCGTAGCGCCCCTTCACGCCGGACCCCCGTCGCGCGACAGCTCGCGCAGCAGCCAGGTGCGCGCGAAGAGCCAGCGGCGGCGCACCGTGCGCTCGCTGATGCCGAGCACCTCGCCGATCTCGGGCTCGGTCAGGCCGCCGAAGAACTTCAGTTCGACGATCTGGCGGTCGGTGGCCGACTCCCGGTCCAGGCGGTCGAGCACATGGTCCAGGTCGACGAGATCGAACCCGCCGTCGTCGCCGACGAGGTTCTCGTCGAAGGTGACCCGCACGAACTGGCCGCCCCGCTTGTGGCGCCCCCGGGTGCGGGCGTGGTCGACGAGGATGCGCCGGATCTGGGCCGAGGCGATGTGGAAGAAGTGCAGCCGGTCGTTCCACCGCAGGCCGTCCTGCTGCGACAGCTTCATGTAGGCTTCGTGGACGAGGGCGGTGGGCTGGAGGGTGTGGTCCGGGCGCTCCCGCCGCAGGTAGCCGGCGGCCAGGGCGCGCAGGCTGTCGTAGAGCTCGGCGACGGTTGCGGCGACCTGCTCGGGGCCCGCGTCCGCCGCGGGGCGCGATTGCTCGGCGGGACGGTCGGCGCCGCGGTCGTCCTGGGCCATGGCGTCTCCCGGCAGTGGGTGGTCGAAATGGCGGCGGTCGGGGGCGTTCCCCACCCCGCCACTGTGACACACCAGCGCGATCAGCGTCAATAGGGCCGGGGAAACGCGGGTGAGTCGCCGCAGGGGGATGGGGCAACCGGGGATTCTCGCCATGGCACGCTCCTGGTCACGGGTTTCCCCGGATCATGCGCGCTCCGGCGGGGAATCCGGCCAGCGTCGCCGCGCCGGCTCCGGGCTCGAAAAAAAACGCCCGGACCGCCTTCGGTCCGGGCGTCGGTCGGCCGCGCCTATTCCCACTCGATCGTTCCCGGCGGCTTCGACGTCAGGTCGTAGGCCAACCCGCTGATCCCCGGCAGCCGCAGCACGCGGTCGCGCACCTCGTGCAG
This window encodes:
- a CDS encoding sigma-70 family RNA polymerase sigma factor; amino-acid sequence: MAQDDRGADRPAEQSRPAADAGPEQVAATVAELYDSLRALAAGYLRRERPDHTLQPTALVHEAYMKLSQQDGLRWNDRLHFFHIASAQIRRILVDHARTRGRHKRGGQFVRVTFDENLVGDDGGFDLVDLDHVLDRLDRESATDRQIVELKFFGGLTEPEIGEVLGISERTVRRRWLFARTWLLRELSRDGGPA